A single Sulfurimonas aquatica DNA region contains:
- the murG gene encoding undecaprenyldiphospho-muramoylpentapeptide beta-N-acetylglucosaminyltransferase, translating into MKLCITGGGTGGHLMIAEALVAEAVSRGHEAIFIGSTKGQDRKYFEFNSQFSHVYFLQTTGVVNQKGLGKLKALWKVFLAFLKARALLKKHKVQAVYSVGGFSAAPASFASLSRFTPLFIHEQNAVTGRLNALLKPYAKSFISAYEDDSKIKGYPIKEIFYKSAHKRQNLKTIIFLGGSHGAKAINDLALSVALELDSRGIAIIHQAGEADYERVRDEYEKLGLRIELYGFTKELPELITKADLAVSRAGASTLWELTANGCPAFYIPYPYAAGDHQYHNAKFIVDNEMGWCEREGEQLKSKFLDILESDLEQKSTKLLSYSSKDVAEKMIKDVEESIK; encoded by the coding sequence ATGAAGTTATGTATAACGGGTGGGGGCACTGGTGGTCACTTAATGATAGCCGAAGCTCTTGTGGCAGAGGCCGTTTCTCGTGGTCATGAGGCTATTTTTATAGGTTCTACTAAGGGACAAGACAGAAAATACTTTGAGTTCAATAGTCAGTTTTCTCATGTGTACTTTTTACAAACAACAGGCGTGGTAAATCAAAAAGGCTTGGGAAAACTAAAGGCATTGTGGAAAGTTTTTTTAGCTTTTTTAAAGGCTCGAGCCTTACTTAAAAAGCATAAAGTTCAAGCTGTATACAGTGTTGGCGGATTTTCTGCGGCACCTGCGTCATTTGCAAGTCTGAGTCGCTTTACTCCTCTGTTTATACATGAACAAAATGCGGTTACTGGAAGACTCAATGCTCTTTTAAAACCATATGCAAAAAGTTTTATATCGGCATATGAAGATGACTCAAAGATAAAAGGTTATCCCATAAAAGAGATTTTTTATAAATCTGCGCATAAACGCCAGAATTTAAAAACAATCATATTTTTAGGTGGCTCTCATGGAGCGAAGGCTATAAATGATTTAGCACTTAGTGTGGCGTTAGAGTTAGATAGTCGCGGCATAGCTATTATTCATCAAGCAGGTGAAGCTGATTATGAGAGAGTAAGAGATGAGTATGAAAAGCTGGGCTTAAGAATAGAACTCTATGGATTTACTAAAGAGTTACCAGAACTTATAACAAAAGCTGATTTGGCAGTAAGTCGTGCAGGAGCAAGTACTCTTTGGGAGCTTACAGCAAATGGATGCCCAGCTTTTTATATTCCCTATCCTTATGCAGCGGGAGATCATCAGTATCATAACGCGAAGTTTATAGTTGATAATGAGATGGGTTGGTGTGAGAGAGAAGGTGAGCAGTTAAAATCTAAGTTTTTAGATATATTAGAGAGTGACCTTGAGCAAAAAAGTACAAAGCTACTCTCATATAGTTCAAAAGACGTAGCGGAAAAAATGATAAAAGACGTTGAGGAAAGTATAAAATGA
- the mqnP gene encoding menaquinone biosynthesis prenyltransferase MqnP produces the protein MQRAIQKAKDFNELVMFEHSIFSLPFIFIAMVVAADGWFGFWLLFMGVLAALSARNFAMGVNRYADRDIDAQNPRTSGRPNVDGRLNASSILLFIFVNAIIFIAVAYMINPLALKLSVPILIVLGSYSYFKRFSSLAHIILGISLGLAPIAGVIAVSATIPLWSVFLSLGVVFWVAGFDLLYSLQDMEFDKENSLHSIPSKYGSENTLKISAYFHSLTVLFWVLFVYYSGLGAVAYVAAIGSALVLAYEQKLVRKDFTQIDRAFFTVNGYLGIAFFTLIVIDRIVA, from the coding sequence TTCCCTGCCTTTTATCTTCATAGCTATGGTTGTTGCAGCTGATGGCTGGTTTGGTTTTTGGCTTTTGTTTATGGGTGTTTTAGCTGCACTTAGTGCTAGAAACTTTGCTATGGGTGTAAACCGTTATGCAGACCGTGACATTGATGCACAAAACCCAAGAACGTCTGGACGTCCAAATGTTGATGGGCGCTTGAATGCTTCGAGTATTTTACTTTTTATCTTTGTAAACGCCATTATATTTATCGCAGTAGCGTATATGATTAATCCTCTAGCGTTAAAGTTAAGTGTCCCTATATTGATTGTTCTTGGTTCTTATTCTTACTTTAAACGCTTCTCATCTTTAGCACACATCATACTAGGGATATCATTAGGTCTAGCTCCAATAGCTGGCGTTATAGCGGTTAGTGCGACTATCCCGTTATGGTCTGTATTTTTAAGTTTAGGCGTTGTTTTTTGGGTAGCAGGATTTGATCTGTTATACTCACTGCAAGATATGGAGTTTGATAAAGAAAATTCTCTGCACTCTATCCCATCAAAATATGGTTCAGAAAATACACTGAAAATTTCAGCATACTTTCATAGCTTAACGGTACTTTTTTGGGTACTCTTTGTATATTATTCAGGTTTGGGAGCAGTGGCTTACGTAGCAGCAATTGGAAGCGCGCTTGTTCTTGCATATGAGCAAAAACTTGTGAGAAAAGATTTCACTCAGATTGATAGAGCGTTTTTTACAGTCAATGGTTACCTTGGTATCGCATTTTTTACCTTAATAGTAATAGATAGGATTGTAGCATGA
- a CDS encoding DedA family protein — protein sequence MIKELAQILVDLIFDWGYLGIFLLMAVESSFIPFPSEIVLIPAGYLASKGDMNIVMIMISALGGSLIGAFINYYLALTLGRKLLTKYGKYFFIKEEALVKMESYFKKHGHISTFTGRLIPGIRQLISIPAGLARMNLAQFTLFTSLGAGIWALILVLLGYIIGENQELIDIYLKQITMGVLALMVIVAFVYYKYKKNRD from the coding sequence ATGATAAAAGAGTTAGCACAGATTTTAGTAGATCTTATTTTTGACTGGGGGTATCTAGGGATATTTTTATTAATGGCTGTAGAGAGTAGTTTCATCCCCTTTCCAAGTGAAATAGTCCTTATTCCTGCAGGTTATTTAGCCTCAAAAGGTGATATGAATATAGTGATGATTATGATAAGTGCTCTTGGAGGCTCTTTAATAGGTGCGTTTATTAACTACTATCTCGCCCTCACTCTTGGGAGAAAACTTTTAACGAAGTATGGAAAGTACTTTTTTATTAAAGAAGAAGCCCTTGTTAAGATGGAGAGTTATTTTAAGAAACATGGGCATATCTCTACGTTTACAGGAAGACTCATCCCGGGAATTCGTCAGCTAATTTCGATTCCCGCAGGGCTTGCTCGTATGAATTTGGCACAGTTTACGCTCTTCACGTCTTTAGGTGCAGGTATTTGGGCTTTGATTTTAGTACTTTTGGGTTATATCATAGGTGAAAATCAAGAACTAATAGATATCTATCTTAAGCAGATAACAATGGGTGTTTTAGCTTTGATGGTTATCGTAGCTTTTGTATACTACAAATATAAAAAAAATAGGGATTAA
- a CDS encoding FtsW/RodA/SpoVE family cell cycle protein, protein MSADRQLFTLVGILIMTSIVLSYTLAPYTTLLFGVNEFHFAIRQAIFGFLGITIIFILSQLDPEKWLKPVGFLLFFGSLFLMVAMPFLPESLVSEVGGAKRWIKVAGFSLAPVEFFKVGFVYFLAWSFSRKLGHHDGMGLTNEFKRFLPYGVIFVGAMFIIAFLQKDLGQVVVLGLTLIFMLIFAGSSFRFFFSILGAIFGAVILFILTAEHRIIRIKSWWALAQNSVLEIFPDSIADKLRVPVEVEPYQIGHSLNAIHNGGFFGVGISNGTFKLGFLSEVHTDFVLAGLAEEFGFLGVTFVVVVFLWMLQRIFKVANRTKDRSAYLFSIGIGLSLSFAFLVNAYGISGITPIKGISVPFLSYGGSAMLGAAFGVGMVLMASRKADMS, encoded by the coding sequence ATGAGCGCAGATAGACAACTTTTTACACTTGTTGGCATACTTATTATGACTAGTATAGTATTGTCTTACACTCTTGCTCCCTATACAACGCTTCTCTTTGGCGTGAATGAGTTTCATTTCGCTATCCGTCAAGCTATTTTTGGATTTCTTGGAATCACTATCATTTTTATCCTCTCGCAATTAGACCCAGAAAAATGGTTAAAACCAGTAGGCTTCTTACTCTTTTTTGGCTCACTGTTTTTAATGGTAGCTATGCCATTTTTACCTGAGAGTTTAGTCTCAGAAGTAGGTGGGGCTAAACGCTGGATTAAAGTAGCCGGGTTTTCTTTGGCTCCCGTTGAGTTCTTCAAGGTTGGATTTGTTTACTTTTTAGCATGGAGTTTTTCTAGAAAACTAGGCCATCATGATGGAATGGGACTAACAAATGAGTTTAAGCGTTTCTTACCTTATGGCGTTATATTTGTGGGGGCGATGTTTATTATCGCGTTTTTACAAAAAGATTTAGGTCAGGTTGTTGTTTTGGGACTTACTCTAATCTTTATGCTTATATTTGCTGGAAGTAGTTTTAGATTTTTCTTTTCCATTCTTGGAGCAATTTTTGGCGCGGTTATTCTTTTTATATTAACCGCAGAACATAGAATCATCCGTATAAAGTCTTGGTGGGCGCTTGCTCAAAACTCGGTACTTGAAATATTTCCAGATTCTATTGCAGATAAGTTGAGAGTGCCAGTAGAAGTTGAGCCTTATCAGATAGGACACTCTTTAAACGCCATACATAATGGCGGTTTTTTTGGCGTTGGAATAAGCAATGGAACATTTAAACTTGGTTTTTTAAGTGAAGTTCATACTGACTTTGTCTTAGCTGGACTTGCTGAAGAGTTTGGATTCTTGGGTGTAACGTTTGTCGTAGTCGTATTTTTATGGATGCTTCAGAGAATTTTTAAAGTAGCAAACCGTACAAAAGATAGAAGTGCTTATCTATTTAGCATAGGTATAGGGCTTAGTCTCTCATTTGCATTTTTAGTAAACGCTTATGGTATCAGTGGAATTACTCCGATTAAAGGTATTTCAGTTCCATTTTTAAGTTATGGGGGTTCTGCTATGTTAGGTGCGGCGTTTGGCGTTGGAATGGTTCTAATGGCTTCAAGAAAAGCGGATATGAGCTAA
- a CDS encoding IS256 family transposase, producing MKIEIDAEQFARDIKAGKSISGKDGALSSLIKQLTEAALSAEIDSHLTQDISKNRKNGYATKTMKSEHGEFELDVPRDRSGSFEPEIVKKNQRTMSGEIEDKILALYSHGNSYSQIAKLIEDIYGVGFSKGAISTVTDKIIPMLQEWKVRPLEEVYPFIFLDAIHYKVKEDGRYISKAFYTVLGVGIDGKKEILGLYLNESEGAKFWLQVLTDLSHRGVKDILIASVDGLKGFPEAINSVYPDTEVQLCIVHQIRNSLKYVGSANQKQFAKELKKVYQAFTKEEAEIELDKLEEKWGKKYPIVFTSWRNKWDNLSVYFKYPADIRKVIYTTNIIESVHRQFRTLTKTKGAFPNDNSLLKLLYMGIQNASKKWTMPVRNWSLTISQLSIHFEGRLDKALNL from the coding sequence ATGAAGATAGAAATAGATGCAGAGCAATTTGCTCGTGATATAAAGGCTGGTAAGAGTATCAGTGGTAAAGATGGAGCATTAAGCTCTTTAATAAAGCAACTTACAGAAGCTGCTCTCTCCGCAGAAATAGATTCCCATTTAACACAAGATATCTCAAAGAACCGTAAAAATGGCTATGCCACTAAAACTATGAAAAGTGAACATGGTGAATTTGAACTTGATGTTCCAAGAGACCGTAGTGGTAGTTTTGAGCCTGAGATTGTAAAGAAAAATCAACGAACTATGTCAGGTGAGATAGAAGATAAAATACTTGCTCTTTACTCTCATGGTAACAGCTACTCTCAAATAGCAAAGCTTATCGAAGATATTTACGGTGTAGGCTTTTCTAAGGGTGCAATCAGTACAGTAACAGATAAAATAATACCTATGCTTCAAGAGTGGAAAGTTCGTCCTCTTGAAGAAGTATATCCTTTTATATTTTTAGATGCGATTCACTATAAAGTAAAAGAGGATGGAAGATATATCTCAAAAGCATTTTATACCGTTCTCGGTGTCGGCATTGATGGGAAGAAAGAGATACTTGGTCTCTATCTCAATGAGAGTGAAGGTGCTAAGTTCTGGCTACAGGTACTTACTGATTTATCTCATCGTGGTGTTAAAGATATACTCATCGCTTCCGTTGATGGTTTAAAAGGCTTTCCTGAAGCCATAAACTCAGTCTATCCTGACACAGAAGTACAACTCTGTATTGTTCATCAAATCCGAAATTCACTTAAATATGTAGGTTCCGCTAATCAAAAGCAGTTCGCAAAAGAGTTGAAGAAAGTCTATCAAGCCTTTACGAAAGAAGAAGCTGAAATTGAACTCGATAAGCTTGAAGAAAAATGGGGTAAAAAATATCCAATCGTTTTTACTTCTTGGAGAAATAAATGGGATAATCTGTCTGTATATTTTAAATATCCAGCTGATATTAGAAAAGTAATCTATACCACCAATATCATTGAGTCTGTGCATCGACAGTTCAGAACACTGACTAAGACTAAAGGTGCTTTCCCTAATGATAATAGCTTATTAAAATTACTCTATATGGGCATCCAGAATGCCTCAAAAAAATGGACTATGCCAGTTAGAAACTGGAGCTTAACTATCTCTCAACTCTCAATTCACTTTGAGGGGAGATTAGATAAAGCTCTTAATTTATGA
- the bcp gene encoding thioredoxin-dependent thiol peroxidase: MIQIDEKAPEFCLPNQDDVEICSRDLKGKWVVLYFYPKDSTPGCTTEACEFTEAAPDFSSLDAVIIGVSADSTKRHRNFIEKQNLAITLLSDESTEMMQEYGVWQLKKNYGKEYMGISRTTMIIDPDGVVKALWEKVRVKEHVAKVKVELERLTAI, encoded by the coding sequence ATGATACAAATAGATGAAAAAGCACCGGAGTTTTGCTTACCAAATCAAGATGATGTAGAGATATGCTCTCGTGATTTAAAAGGAAAATGGGTAGTTTTATACTTTTACCCAAAAGATAGTACACCAGGGTGTACAACTGAAGCATGTGAATTTACAGAAGCTGCACCAGACTTTTCTTCACTTGACGCAGTTATCATTGGAGTGAGCGCAGATAGCACTAAACGCCATCGTAACTTCATAGAGAAGCAAAACTTAGCTATCACACTACTAAGTGATGAGAGTACGGAAATGATGCAAGAGTATGGTGTTTGGCAACTCAAAAAGAACTATGGCAAAGAGTATATGGGAATATCTCGTACAACAATGATTATAGACCCTGATGGAGTTGTAAAGGCACTATGGGAAAAGGTAAGAGTTAAAGAGCATGTTGCTAAAGTGAAAGTAGAACTTGAGAGATTGACTGCAATCTAA
- a CDS encoding DUF420 domain-containing protein, whose product MDYMFAQGFLGTRAPFFMDFVTLIVAVLPLLVFSSILLARQGRYKLHALTQNLIFIVSVIVVGYFEYGVRVGGGFDFFISESGVSKSYASVVMVLHIMIAIVTFFTWVVTVFKANIQFSKGLIPGEKSTSHKSLARKTFLGIIFTSFSGIWVYVLLFVY is encoded by the coding sequence ATGGATTATATGTTCGCACAAGGTTTTTTAGGAACTAGGGCTCCATTTTTTATGGATTTTGTTACTTTAATAGTTGCTGTTTTACCGCTTTTAGTTTTTAGCTCCATCCTTCTAGCAAGACAAGGAAGATACAAACTTCATGCTCTTACTCAAAACTTGATTTTTATCGTATCTGTTATAGTTGTTGGTTATTTTGAGTATGGCGTTCGCGTTGGTGGAGGATTTGATTTTTTCATCAGTGAAAGTGGCGTTTCTAAAAGTTACGCTTCGGTTGTAATGGTATTGCATATTATGATAGCTATTGTTACGTTTTTTACTTGGGTTGTTACAGTCTTTAAGGCAAATATACAGTTTTCAAAAGGTCTCATTCCAGGAGAAAAATCAACTTCTCATAAATCATTAGCGCGTAAAACATTTTTAGGAATTATATTTACGTCATTTAGTGGTATTTGGGTTTATGTACTTCTTTTTGTGTACTAA